A section of the Macadamia integrifolia cultivar HAES 741 chromosome 9, SCU_Mint_v3, whole genome shotgun sequence genome encodes:
- the LOC122090150 gene encoding uncharacterized protein LOC122090150: MPSLYKRRGAKTTYSSIITENRRKDMAKVSLMSTTLVILLVFVSGLPFLTIQQQCGSAADCQNMVGGCQQPSCCDGQCECPPFSTSQHQEHCRSRADCLGECPGGGDPACCDYECDCLIRPANVQSLDEARWIASTKSASAVVKTKKIVT; encoded by the exons ATGCCATCTTTATACAAGCGAAGAGGAGCAAAGACCACTTACAGTTCCATCATTACAGAAAATCGAAGAAAAGACATGGCTAAAGTTTCACTCATGTCCACCACCTTAGTCATTCTCTTGGTTTTTGTTTCTG GTCTGCCATTCTTGACAATTCAGCAGCAATGTGGCTCTGCTGCCGATTGTCAAAACATGGTCGGAGGGTGCCAACAACCATCATGCTGTGATGGACAGTGCGaat GTCCACCATTCTCGACGTCACAACACCAAGAACATTGTAGGTCTCGCGCTGATTGTCTAGGAGAGTGCCCAGGAGGAGGAGATCCAGCATGCTGTGATTATGAGTGCGACTGTCTCATTAGGCCTGCAAATGTACAATCTTTAGATGAAGCAAGATGGATTGCATCAACAAAAAGTGCATCTGCGGTTGTGAAAACTAAGAAAATAGTGACCTGA